A genome region from Triticum aestivum cultivar Chinese Spring chromosome 2B, IWGSC CS RefSeq v2.1, whole genome shotgun sequence includes the following:
- the LOC123039568 gene encoding uncharacterized protein YnbB-like, which translates to MSTAAATATLTSPPFARRPRAPRGGRRTVRPRACAFHPEVARAVESLQAEFREVDQALALNSSRVSAAFHAARVAPHHFGGSTGYGHDDAGGREALDSVFAHVVGAEAAIVRPQFFSGTHAIACALFALLRPGHELLAVAGPPYDTLEEVIGIRGSANVGSLKDFGVTYREVPLAADGGLDWDALAHAIRPETGCALIQRSCGYSWRKSLGVDDIMQNPNCKVMVDNCYGEFVETSEPPMVGADLIAGSLIKNPGGTIAPCGGYVAGKKDLVAAAAARLSAPGLGVEFGQ; encoded by the exons ATGTCGACGGCTGCAGCCACCGCCACCCTGACCTCCCCCCCCTTTGCCCGGCGGCCTCGCGCCCCGCGGGGCGGCAGGCGGACGGTGCGGCCGCGCGCGTGCGCGTTCCACCCGGAGGTGGCACGCGCGGTGGAGTCGCTGCAGGCGGAGTTCCGGGAGGTGGACCAAGCCCTCGCCCTCAACTCCTCCCGCGTCTCCGCCGCCTTccacgccgcccgcgtcgccccccAC CACTTCGGTGGGTCGACGGGGTACGGCCACGACGACGCCGGCGGCCGGGAG GCACTCGACTCCGTCTTCGCCCACGTCGTCGGCGCCGAGGCCGCCATCGTGCGCCCCCAG TTCTTTTCCGGCACGCACGCCATCGCCTGCGCTCTGTTCGCGCTCCTGCGGCCTGGACACGAG CTCTTGGCGGTCGCCGGGCCTCCCTACGACACCCTGGAGGAGGTCATCGGGATCAGGGGGTCGGCCAACGTAGGATCGCTCAAGGACTTTGGGGTGACCTACCGAGAAGTCCCG CTCGCAGCAGATGGTGGCCTTGACTGGGACGCGCTTGCGCATGCCATCAGACCGGAGACCGGGTGCGCGCTCATACAGAGGTCCTGCGGTTACTCGTGGCGCAAGAGCCTGGGCGTAGATGATATT ATGCAAAATCCAAACTGCAAGGTTATGGTTGACAACTGCTACGGTGAATTCGTTGAGACATCGGAGCCTCCAATGGTG GGAGCAGATCTGATTGCCGGCAGCTTGATAAAGAACCCTGGTGGTACCATCGCACCTTGTGGTGGCTACGTTGCTGGGAAGAAAGATTTGGTTGCCGCAGCTGCAGCTCGCCTATCCGCACCCGGACTTGGGGTGGAGTTTGG GCAGTAG